GCACCACCACGGCGAAATCGGCATCAAGGCAGAAGGGGACGGGCAGCACCGCAGGAAGGGCGTGGCGCGTGTGGACGATTCGGCCGACGCGTGCCGTGGCCAGGAGCCGCAGGCACTCCTGCCGATCGAGTTCTCGAACGCCGTCCTTTTGATACATCACCGGGTTCAACTCTCCCGCGGTACAGATGCCGCGCTTCATTCCGTCGGAGCGAGAGCGACGGGTTCGCGGCCATCGGTCCAGGTCCACAGCTGAGTGGACCCCTGTCCACACCGACGGCTTCATCCCTCTCGGCACACCACGATCCGGCGCCCGCTGATGCTGTCCGGGTCAATGCGTACCCACATGTCACGCTCGCCCCCGGCCCAAGGAGCGCTGTAGGCGAGCGCGTTCAGCCGTCGCACGGCGTCGGCATCCGACACGGCCCTGGCGTGCCCCTGCAGCAGCACGCTCCAGCCTTGGCTCAGAGCCTCGTCGATGTGGTCGACCTCAAAGGCCACATGGGTGCCGACGGCGGTCGCGGGCGTCGCGTCCGGTGCCGTCCTGTAAGCGATCGCGCCATCGACGACGCTGTAGTTCAGGGGCATGACGAACGGCCCGGCCGGGCTGTCGATGGCGACCCTGCCCACACCGTGCGTCGACAGCCGCGCCCAGCACTCCTCCACACTCAGTTCGGTCAACTCGGGGTGGCGGGCTGCCCTGCCGATGCCGGGTGGCAGGTCCACGTCGCCGCCGCGCAGCGCCGACAGGCGGATGTCCAGGACGTCGGCCAGCCGGATCAGGA
The DNA window shown above is from Streptomyces sp. NBC_01445 and carries:
- a CDS encoding helix-turn-helix domain-containing protein — translated: MSEKASPNAAAVPASGAQGDIGRRIAQRRQELGLTREETAARAGIAPAYMQYLEEKSTAMPGMSVLIRLADVLDIRLSALRGGDVDLPPGIGRAARHPELTELSVEECWARLSTHGVGRVAIDSPAGPFVMPLNYSVVDGAIAYRTAPDATPATAVGTHVAFEVDHIDEALSQGWSVLLQGHARAVSDADAVRRLNALAYSAPWAGGERDMWVRIDPDSISGRRIVVCREG